The following proteins are co-located in the Bosea sp. AS-1 genome:
- a CDS encoding phosphoribosylanthranilate isomerase has translation MTDLSSFAIKICGLSTPETLEAAMAGGADMIGLNFHPKSPRFVTLERAGELAAMARGKTEIVVLIVDWDERRAVELAEALKPDWLQLHGRETPDEVAALRRATGLPVMKALGIAEAADLAAVGAYHSVADRILLDAKPPKDAAFPGGHGRPFDWSLLAGLDPAQRFMLSGGLDPANVAQAIGIARPAGVDVSSGVESAPGVKDPARIAEFIAAARKAAAAGQESSSA, from the coding sequence ATGACCGACCTCTCCTCCTTCGCGATCAAGATCTGCGGCCTGTCGACGCCAGAGACGCTGGAAGCGGCCATGGCGGGCGGCGCGGACATGATCGGGCTCAACTTTCATCCGAAGAGCCCCCGCTTCGTCACCCTGGAGCGCGCCGGGGAGCTCGCCGCCATGGCACGAGGGAAGACCGAGATCGTCGTGCTGATCGTCGATTGGGACGAGCGGCGGGCGGTTGAGCTCGCGGAGGCGTTGAAGCCCGACTGGCTGCAGCTTCATGGGCGCGAGACGCCGGACGAGGTCGCTGCGCTGCGCCGCGCGACCGGCCTGCCGGTGATGAAGGCGCTCGGTATCGCCGAGGCGGCCGACCTTGCCGCTGTCGGCGCTTACCATAGCGTCGCCGACCGCATCCTGCTCGATGCCAAGCCGCCGAAGGATGCGGCCTTCCCCGGCGGGCATGGCAGGCCCTTCGACTGGAGCCTGCTCGCCGGCCTCGACCCTGCGCAGCGCTTCATGCTATCGGGCGGGCTCGATCCGGCCAATGTCGCGCAGGCGATCGGCATCGCGCGGCCGGCGGGCGTCGACGTCTCCTCGGGTGTCGAAAGCGCGCCGGGGGTCAAGGACCCGGCCCGGATCGCGGAATTCATCGCGGCGGCCCGCAAGGCCGCCGCGGCAGGACAGGAAAGCTCGAGCGCATGA
- a CDS encoding TAXI family TRAP transporter solute-binding subunit — MQRGVLTIAATVLALIGLAATGFYFYSQPRTLRLAVGPIGSEDARMAAAFVQGLNRDKADVRIRLVLTDGAEDSAKKIDAGQADLALLRADIAMPSTADTVLITRRTYPFFITTKETGISRIADLRGRRVGVTRNPAGNTTLLKRVLAQYEVRPEEIEIVGLTQEEIVTAPKEKRIDAFFSINAVGKHTNNDGLRRLRSAWGEDPVLIPIREADALAAHYRSIESGEIVRGALGGDPPRPAESLQTISITSRLVAAQSLDDTLVGNLTKDILDLRLTLATELPAIQALETPATDKDAPLPVHSGAAAYIDGEQETFFDRYGDWFYIGAMVLSALGTGGAAILGREGANRRRRAMAGLDELLALLAVIRSCEDETELMRLGQEADLILSHVLADYAKGDLDTAALAAYRLAIDQVGRAVAERQRALAEG, encoded by the coding sequence ATGCAGCGGGGCGTTTTGACCATTGCGGCGACCGTGCTCGCCCTCATCGGCCTCGCAGCCACAGGCTTCTATTTCTACAGCCAGCCACGCACGTTGCGCCTCGCCGTCGGGCCGATCGGCTCCGAGGACGCGCGTATGGCGGCCGCCTTCGTCCAGGGCCTGAATCGCGACAAGGCCGACGTCCGCATCCGGCTCGTGCTCACCGATGGAGCCGAAGACAGCGCCAAGAAGATCGATGCCGGCCAGGCCGATCTCGCCTTGCTCAGGGCCGATATCGCCATGCCCTCGACGGCCGACACCGTCCTGATCACGCGCCGGACCTATCCCTTCTTCATCACGACGAAGGAGACGGGGATCAGCCGCATCGCGGACCTGCGCGGGCGCAGGGTCGGGGTCACGCGCAACCCCGCCGGAAACACGACGCTGCTGAAACGGGTGCTGGCGCAGTACGAAGTCAGGCCCGAAGAGATCGAGATCGTCGGCCTGACGCAGGAGGAGATCGTCACGGCCCCCAAGGAGAAGCGCATCGACGCCTTCTTCTCGATCAACGCGGTCGGCAAGCACACCAACAATGACGGGTTGCGCCGGCTGCGTTCGGCCTGGGGGGAGGATCCCGTGCTGATCCCGATCCGCGAGGCCGATGCGCTGGCGGCCCATTATCGCTCGATCGAATCCGGAGAGATCGTGCGCGGCGCGCTGGGCGGCGACCCGCCCAGGCCGGCGGAGAGCCTGCAGACCATCTCGATCACCTCGCGCCTGGTCGCGGCGCAGAGCCTCGACGACACGCTCGTCGGCAACCTGACCAAGGATATTCTCGACCTGCGCCTGACATTGGCCACGGAGTTGCCGGCAATCCAGGCCCTGGAAACGCCAGCGACCGACAAGGACGCACCGTTGCCGGTCCATTCGGGCGCGGCCGCCTATATCGACGGCGAACAGGAAACCTTCTTCGACCGCTATGGCGACTGGTTCTATATCGGCGCCATGGTGCTCTCCGCGCTCGGCACGGGCGGGGCGGCGATCCTCGGCCGCGAGGGCGCCAACCGGCGCCGGCGCGCCATGGCCGGCCTCGACGAGCTCCTTGCCCTGCTCGCCGTCATCCGCTCCTGCGAGGACGAGACGGAATTGATGCGCCTGGGCCAGGAGGCCGATTTGATCCTCAGCCACGTGCTTGCCGACTACGCCAAGGGCGATCTCGACACCGCCGCGCTCGCCGCCTACCGCCTCGCCATCGACCAGGTCGGGCGGGCCGTCGCCGAGCGGCAGCGGGCGCTGGCGGAAGGCTGA